AGAACAGGCTGTCTGCGAAACACAGCAGCGCCTACAAGGCGAATTTATGGCGAAAATTTTATCGGGCCAAACAATCGATGACACATTAATGAAGCAGGCAAAAAATCTACAGTTCGACTTGAACCGCAACTACATCGCTGTCAGCGTCAGCGTCGAAAATAAAGATAACCTGCAGCGCGGAGCTATTAGCGAAAACGTCATCAACGATCTGTTTCATATGACGAATAAATGCTTCCTAGGAAAGAACTCGCAAGGCGCTGCGCTCATTGACCAAAACAAGATCGCTGCTCTATTCTCCTTCCCTGCCAAACTGCAGGTAGCAAACCCAGTAGGCAGCATTAAACAACTCGCCTTGCACTTGCAGCAGGAAATCGAAAAAATATACAACGAAATCGACATCACAATCGGTATTGGCAGAATGAAGCCAAACCTCGCTGATGTACACGAATCATTCAAAGAGGCTGAAAAATGCATCACATTCATGAAAAACTACCATTTCGAAGAACGCGCACTGTCCTACACAGACCTTGGTATCCAGCGCTTCATCTTACGGAATTCTGAAGAAGAGCTGCTCGATTTCGTGCATGAAGTCATCGGCCCGCTCATCCAATACGAACAAGCTCGTAAAGGGGACTTGCTGCAAACATTACTGACCTATTTCCGTCAAAATCAAAACATCAAACGAACCGCTGTCGCCCTTCATGTCCATACAAACACGCTGAACTACCGCCTGAAACGGATTGAGGAAATTCTTTCAACCGACCTGACAGATGGCCAGCAATTGTTTAACATTCAATTGGCCGGGAATATTTACCACCATATTAAACAGTAACAAGGGACCGGCTCCTTGTTACTGTTTTTTCTCATATCATTGGAACACACATATCTCAATTCCTTCACATCATGAACTTTGTAAGCCATAACCAACTCCATGTGGAATGATTGTGAGAAGGATGAACGGCAATCCTAGAGAGCAGCCAATGCGTTACTAAAAAATAATCGTCTGCTGGCCATTCAGCGGTGCTAACAGCGACATTCATAATGGATACGAAGTATTCATCAATTTATGTCTCAGGGCGGGTATCGTAATAATGTTCGGAATTTTTTCGAACAAAATATCATTCGGCTTGAAATAGCTAAATAGGAATGAGAAAAAAACTGGATTGTCTCATCGCTACGGTATTCTGTTGGGCAGGATTTTGCGACAGTCTTTCTGTCAGCGCCTCCCTATCTAGCCGGACGAATTTTAAATAGTATAATGATACGTAACCATCACAGTAAAAAAGCGCTGTAAACGTCAGTTCCTCAACGTTTACAGCGCTTTTTATTTTACTTAACTCTACAGATTTCATTACGTCCCAGGAGGGATTCGAACCCCCGACCGATGCCTTAGAAGGGCATTGCTCTATCCAGCTGAGCTACTGAGACAAACACCTGCAACCACAGGCACAAGAACTATTATATGCATAACGCAAATAAAAGTCAACACTATTTCAAAAAACTATTTATTTAATTTAGTTCGGTCTAATAAGTCGTGGTTCATACTATAAAAACTCACAGTATAACCATCGGCGATTTCAATGACTGCGTATGATGCTTCCCGACCGCCACGTGGTTGAGTAGTACTTCCAGGATTAACAAACAACACACCATTAATCATCTCCGCCCCATACAAATGTGAATGTCCAAATAAAGCGATGGTTGCTTGTTGCTCAGCTGCCGCGTAAGAAAGAGTGAGCATAGAGCGCTTGACGTCGTGTTCATGGCCATGGACGATGAATACCGTCTCATCGCCCACTTTCTGTACAATAGTTGCTGGCAATTGATCATCATTGTCACAGTTACCACGAACAATATGGATTCCATTTAGCAGTGGATTCGTTGCTGATAATTCACTGTCCCCGCAATGGAAGATTGCGTCTGCTTGCAAAGATTTAATCTGCTCCACTGTGTGCAAGTCGCCATGTGAATCACTTAAAATAAGTAGCTTCATTTTATTTCACCTATCCGTGTGATAAATTCTGGTAGTTGTTCTTTTAACTGGGCTAAGGCTGCCCCGCGATGAGAGATGGTACTTTTCTCTTCTGCAGATAACTCTGCCATCGTTTTTTCTTTACTAGGCACATAAAATATTGGATCATAGCCGAATCCATTCGTTCCTTGTCGTTGATCAGTAATGACACCCTCGCAGCTACCGGAATAAGTAGTTGTCTCGATATTAGGACCCGCAATCGCCAGAACGCACCGAAAACGAGCTTGGCGCTTCGTTTGAGGCACTTCCACAAGGTTAGCTAGCAACTTATCGATATTCGCTTCATCGTCCGATGGCTCGCCTGCATAGCGTGCAGAGTAAACGCCCGGTTCCCCATTCAGTGCATCTACCTCGAGCCCGCTGTCATCCGCGATCACTACTTTTCCCAGTAAGTTTGCAACAGTTTCGGCTTTTAGTACAGCATTTTCAACAAAAGTGGTTCCCGTCTCTTCTACATCAATCGATTCTTCGATATCTTGCAATGTCAGCACATTGATACCTAAAGGGCGAAAGAGAACTTCAAAATCTTTCGCCTTGCCTTTATTATTCGTTGCGATTAATACTTCATTCATTGTGCTTCGCCTACCTGTTGTCCGATCTTATCCGCCAATTCGCCCAACACTTCTTTTTGAATCGCAATCAATTGTTCGATTCCCGATTCAGCCAATGTCAATAAATCATTCATTTCTGCGCGAGAAAAAGTAGCTTCTTCGCCTGTTCCTTGTAGTTCCACGAATTGGCCTTGTCCGGTCATCACCACGTTCATATCTACGTCAGCTGAAGAATCTTCTACATAATCGAGATCCGTGATCAATTGACCGTCAGATAGTTTCCCTACACTTGTAGCAGCTAAGAAATCACGAACCGGAAATACGGGTAGCTTTTTTTCAGTTTGCAATTTATTTGCAGCAATGACCAATGCAACGAATGCACCTGTAATGGATGATGTACGCGTTCCTCCATCCGCCTGAATGACATCGCAATCGATCCAAATCGTACGCTCTCCAATCGCATCCAAATCAACGACTGCACGCAAAGCTCGTCCTATCAGACGCTGAATTTCCATCGTGCGACCGCCCACTTTACCACGAGAAGATTCTCGGATTGTCCGTTGTCCTGTAGCGCGTGGCAACATGGAATATTCAGCTGAGATCCACCCTTTTCCACTATTTCGCATAAATGGCGGTACACGCTCTTCAATCGTCGCTGTACAAATTACTTTCGTATTTCCAACTGATATCAGTACGGAACCTTCGGGGTGAATCAAATAATCTTTCTCAATTGTTACTGTTCGAATATCTTCAGTCGCTCTTCCATCGTGTCGCATGCAATATCCTCCATTTAGATACATTTATTTGGTGTGATTAGTTCATCTAATCTACATTCAATCCATCTTACCATATTCACAGCAAAAAACCCGAAAACGATGTACTGTTTTCGGGTACTGCACTACTTGTTATAAAGTCAGATTACGGACGTCTGGCTGTGGAATAGCAAGCCAATCTTCAACGATAGCTTGAAACTTTTCAATTGAGCCTGTTGTGTAAAATATCGGCTCTTCTGCTGAAGTGGATCGTAATTGTTTTGCTGCAAGAATCCGTTCCACATCAATCACAGTCTCCGCCGCTGAAGAAATAACATTCTTATGATTAGAGAAATGCGCTTCAATATGTTCTTGTAATAATGGATAATGCGTACAGCCAAGAATCACAGAATCAAATGGATAGTTACGCAAAGGCAGTAACGTCTGATCGACTATGTCTCTAGCTGCCTGTGTACGGTATTCTCCATTTTCAACAATTGGCACAAATTCCGGACACGCAAGTGAATGAACTTTGGCTTCTGGTTTTAGACTGTGTATCGCTTGATCATACGCTTTACTTTTCACGGTGCCTTCCGTACCAAGCACAGCAATTTCGTCTGTTTCAGACGCGTTGACAGCCGCCCTGGCCCCTGGTTCAATTACACCGACAACAGGAAAATCAAATTGCTGTCGTACTTCTTCTAGCGCGATAGCAGTCGCGGTGTTACACGCAATAACGAGCATTTTTATACCCATTTGCGCTAAGCTGTTGACCATGTCCATTGTAAATTGCAACACTTCTTCCGCTGGTCGAGGACCATACGGACAACGTGCATCATCGCCAATGTAAATAATAGGTTCGTTCGGTAGGTAGTTGCGTAACTCTCTTACAACTGTCAGTCCGCCAACTCCCGAATCAATTACTCCAATAGGTGCGTTCAATGTAATCCCTCAATCTCTTGTCATCTGTTCATGTAGTGTGGCTAGCAATTCTGAAAACCGCTGAATTTCCTGCTCATTTGAATTCACAAAAACATCTTGCAAATACTCTTGTCTCTTCTGTATGACCTCTTCAATAATCCGTATTCCTTCAGGTAATAAATGAACACGAACAACCCGGCGGTCCTGATCATCTCGCACACGTTTCACTAGCTGACTATTTTCCATCCGGTCTACTAAGTCAGTCGTTGTGCTAAATGCTAAGAACATTCTATTGGATAGATCTCCAATGGTCATATCACCATGTTCTAATAACCATTGAAGAGCGCTGAATTGTGGAGGTGTAATGGTAGACTTCTTTAATATTTTTCGACCTTGTTCCTTGATGATGGACGCAATGTATCGCAAGTCTTTTTCCATTTTTACGATATCAGTTGGTACGTTTTGTTGTTCATTCAACAAAAAATCAGCTCCCTGAAATGAGTCCTATCTTTTCATTGTACCGTTTTCATTGATGAACGCAACAATTTTTCCTTTATTTTATACTAGAGAAGAAGTAATTGACACCGATTGCACAAAATTGGTTTACTATCCTAAGTTGAACATCATTTTTAGTTCAGCCGTAATTCTCCCAATCGCAATAATTCGACGATTGCTTGTGCTCTACCTGATACACCCAGTTTTTGAATCGTATTTGAAATATGATTTCGTACGGTTTTCTCACTAATAGTCAATTGTCCAGCAATTTCTTTCGTTGTAAAATCATCTACCAGCAAAGTGAAAATCTGTCGTTCTCGATTTGTTAATAAAGAACGGTTTTGCATTTCATCCAAGATGCGCCCCTCCTCTTTACGCTTTCCCCTTAGGATATGTAAGCGTAAGGGCGTCTGTGTAGGCTTTTACGAGTTTTCTAGGAACACCCTTCTCTCTTCTTCCATCCACGCTACGGGTCTTCCATCACCTTTACCCACTTGAACGATAGCACCTCTACCTGTTAAGACGATTTCATTACGTTCATTCTTAGCCATATAATGCAAATCAACTGAACTCGTACCCATACTATTGGCTTTCACATGGATTTGTAGCTTTTCGTCAAAGTACACTTGCTTTGCGAAATCGCATTGTAAATCCGCTACTATTGGAATAGTTGTGCCCTTTGGATCAATCCACTTTTCCATAAGATTTACATGTTTCAAATACTCGATTCGAGCATATTCAAAATAGGCAAATACCTTCGTATTGTTCAGATGCCCATACATATCCGTCTCTGAAAAACGAACGGAAACATTGGCGTGAAAATGAAATCCTTCGACCCATTGCTCCAAATCCTCAATATAACTTTCTCTCATTGATCCGCACTCCTTCATAATGAATAACTATTCATTACTTTATTATATCAAAATACAAATTGACGTCAAATAACATTCATGACACTACTGTTAACGCAAAATCAATTGGCTACCAGGTGGAGATAGTAGCTCAAACAAAGAGCATTCTCTAAGGGAGCAACCTTAGACTTCTTTATCCATTCATCAACCTATTCTCCCTACTATAACTTAAAAGGCAGTAAACACTAAAAAAGCTGTCCAAGAAAGTCATAGACTTCCTGGACAGCTTTGTTTATAGAAATTAATCTACTTGATGGTCACTTCCGAAGAAGTCCTTAAACATTTGGATTGTCGTTGCTCTACCAATTGCTCCAATAGAAGTCGTTAACGGAATACCTTTAGGACATGCAACTACACAGTTTTGTGCGTTACCACACTCAGTGATTCCTCCGTCTCCCATAACAGTAGCCAAACGCTCGTCTTTGTTCATTGAACCAGTTGGATGTGCGTTGAATAGACGCACTTGTGACATTAATGCAGGACCCATGAAATTTGTCTTGTCGTTTACGTTCGGACAAGCTTCTAGACATACACCGCAAGTCATACATTTAGATAGTTCATATGCCCATTGACGTTTACGTTCAGGCATACGAGGACCTTCACCCAGGTCATACGTACCATCGATCGGAACCCATGCTTTGATACGCTTTAACGAATCGAACATGAATTCACGGTCAACAACCAAGTCACGAACGACTGGGAATGTACGCATAGGCTCAAGTTTAATAGGTTGTGTTAACTGATCAACCAGCGCAGTACATGACTGACGAGGACGACCGTTAATCACCATTGAACATGCGCCACAAACTTCTTCCAAACAGTTCATATCCCAGTTAATAGGAGTTGTTTTTTCACCTTTAGCATTTACTGGGTTACGTCTGATTTCCATTAGAGCCGAAATTACGTTCATATTCGGACGGTATGGAACTTCAAATCTTTCTACATAAGGGCTTGAAGTGGCAGTATCTTGACGTTGAATGTCAAATACGACAGTTTTTGTAGCAGTTGCAGTTTGTTGTTCGCTCACTTTTATCAATCTCCTTTCTTCGCTGAGTAATCACGGATACGTGGAGGAATAAGAGATGTGTCTACATCTTCATACGAAATAATTGGTGCAGAAACTCCGTCAAATTCCGCAATTGTTGTTTTCAAGAAGTTCTCATCGTCACGATTCGGGAATTCTGGCTTATAGTGCGCGCCACGACTTTCATCACGATTCAATGCGCCTAAAGTAATTACACGTGCTAGATAAAGCATGTTTTTCAGCTGGCGTGTAAACATAGCTCCTTGGTTTGACCATTGCTGTGTATCCGTAATATTTATATTTTCATAACGCTCAAGTAACTCAAC
This window of the Sporosarcina ureae genome carries:
- a CDS encoding metallophosphoesterase, coding for MKLLILSDSHGDLHTVEQIKSLQADAIFHCGDSELSATNPLLNGIHIVRGNCDNDDQLPATIVQKVGDETVFIVHGHEHDVKRSMLTLSYAAAEQQATIALFGHSHLYGAEMINGVLFVNPGSTTQPRGGREASYAVIEIADGYTVSFYSMNHDLLDRTKLNK
- a CDS encoding XTP/dITP diphosphatase, producing MNEVLIATNNKGKAKDFEVLFRPLGINVLTLQDIEESIDVEETGTTFVENAVLKAETVANLLGKVVIADDSGLEVDALNGEPGVYSARYAGEPSDDEANIDKLLANLVEVPQTKRQARFRCVLAIAGPNIETTTYSGSCEGVITDQRQGTNGFGYDPIFYVPSKEKTMAELSAEEKSTISHRGAALAQLKEQLPEFITRIGEIK
- the rph gene encoding ribonuclease PH, with translation MRHDGRATEDIRTVTIEKDYLIHPEGSVLISVGNTKVICTATIEERVPPFMRNSGKGWISAEYSMLPRATGQRTIRESSRGKVGGRTMEIQRLIGRALRAVVDLDAIGERTIWIDCDVIQADGGTRTSSITGAFVALVIAANKLQTEKKLPVFPVRDFLAATSVGKLSDGQLITDLDYVEDSSADVDMNVVMTGQGQFVELQGTGEEATFSRAEMNDLLTLAESGIEQLIAIQKEVLGELADKIGQQVGEAQ
- the racE gene encoding glutamate racemase, which translates into the protein MNAPIGVIDSGVGGLTVVRELRNYLPNEPIIYIGDDARCPYGPRPAEEVLQFTMDMVNSLAQMGIKMLVIACNTATAIALEEVRQQFDFPVVGVIEPGARAAVNASETDEIAVLGTEGTVKSKAYDQAIHSLKPEAKVHSLACPEFVPIVENGEYRTQAARDIVDQTLLPLRNYPFDSVILGCTHYPLLQEHIEAHFSNHKNVISSAAETVIDVERILAAKQLRSTSAEEPIFYTTGSIEKFQAIVEDWLAIPQPDVRNLTL
- a CDS encoding MarR family winged helix-turn-helix transcriptional regulator → MEKDLRYIASIIKEQGRKILKKSTITPPQFSALQWLLEHGDMTIGDLSNRMFLAFSTTTDLVDRMENSQLVKRVRDDQDRRVVRVHLLPEGIRIIEEVIQKRQEYLQDVFVNSNEQEIQRFSELLATLHEQMTRD
- a CDS encoding helix-turn-helix domain-containing protein, giving the protein MQNRSLLTNRERQIFTLLVDDFTTKEIAGQLTISEKTVRNHISNTIQKLGVSGRAQAIVELLRLGELRLN
- a CDS encoding acyl-CoA thioesterase, with the protein product MRESYIEDLEQWVEGFHFHANVSVRFSETDMYGHLNNTKVFAYFEYARIEYLKHVNLMEKWIDPKGTTIPIVADLQCDFAKQVYFDEKLQIHVKANSMGTSSVDLHYMAKNERNEIVLTGRGAIVQVGKGDGRPVAWMEEERRVFLENS
- the sdhB gene encoding succinate dehydrogenase iron-sulfur subunit, which codes for MIKVSEQQTATATKTVVFDIQRQDTATSSPYVERFEVPYRPNMNVISALMEIRRNPVNAKGEKTTPINWDMNCLEEVCGACSMVINGRPRQSCTALVDQLTQPIKLEPMRTFPVVRDLVVDREFMFDSLKRIKAWVPIDGTYDLGEGPRMPERKRQWAYELSKCMTCGVCLEACPNVNDKTNFMGPALMSQVRLFNAHPTGSMNKDERLATVMGDGGITECGNAQNCVVACPKGIPLTTSIGAIGRATTIQMFKDFFGSDHQVD